From one Streptomyces mobaraensis genomic stretch:
- the dapC gene encoding succinyldiaminopimelate transaminase — protein MTAVSSRLPVFPWDRLEPYKATAAAHPDGIVDLSVGTPVDPVPALVRRALAEAADSPGYPTVWGTAALRDALTGWTERRLGARGMAHENVLPVVGSKELVAWLPTQLGLGAGDRVAYPRLAYPTYEVGARLAGAEPVVYDAETFTSDAAVAELDPAGLRLLWLNSPSNPTGRVMSADELRRAVAWAREHGVLLVSDECYLELGWETEPVSVLHPDVCGGSYDGIVAVHSLSKRSNLAGYRAAFLAGDAAVLGELLRIRKHGGMMVAAPVQAATVAALGDTAHVTEQRARYARRRAALRAAFEGAGFRIEHSEASLYLWATRDEPCWDTVGELSKRGILVAPGEFYGAAGERFVRIAFTATDERVEAAVRRLAD, from the coding sequence GTGACCGCAGTCTCCTCCCGCCTCCCCGTCTTCCCCTGGGACCGCCTCGAGCCCTACAAGGCCACGGCAGCCGCGCACCCCGACGGCATCGTGGACCTCTCCGTGGGCACGCCCGTGGACCCGGTCCCCGCGCTGGTCCGCCGGGCCCTCGCCGAGGCGGCGGACAGCCCCGGCTATCCGACGGTCTGGGGCACGGCCGCGCTGCGCGACGCGCTCACCGGCTGGACGGAGCGCCGGCTGGGCGCCCGCGGGATGGCGCACGAGAACGTGCTGCCGGTGGTCGGCTCCAAGGAGCTGGTCGCCTGGCTGCCCACCCAGCTCGGCCTCGGCGCGGGCGACAGGGTCGCCTACCCGCGGCTCGCCTACCCGACGTACGAGGTGGGCGCGCGGCTGGCGGGCGCCGAGCCGGTCGTCTACGACGCCGAGACCTTCACGTCCGACGCCGCGGTGGCGGAGCTCGACCCGGCCGGCCTCAGGCTCCTCTGGCTGAACTCGCCCTCGAACCCCACCGGCCGTGTCATGTCGGCGGACGAGCTGCGCCGCGCGGTCGCCTGGGCCCGCGAGCACGGCGTCCTGCTCGTCAGCGACGAGTGCTACCTGGAGCTGGGCTGGGAGACCGAGCCGGTCTCCGTCCTCCATCCGGACGTCTGCGGGGGCTCGTACGACGGGATCGTCGCCGTCCACTCGCTGTCCAAGCGCTCCAACCTGGCCGGCTACCGGGCCGCGTTCCTCGCCGGCGACGCGGCCGTCCTCGGCGAGCTGCTGCGGATCCGCAAGCACGGCGGGATGATGGTCGCCGCCCCGGTGCAGGCCGCCACGGTGGCCGCGCTCGGCGACACGGCGCACGTCACCGAGCAGCGGGCGCGCTACGCCCGCCGCCGGGCCGCCCTGCGGGCCGCCTTCGAGGGCGCCGGGTTCCGCATCGAGCACAGCGAGGCGTCGCTGTACCTGTGGGCCACGCGGGACGAACCGTGCTGGGACACCGTCGGGGAGCTGTCGAAGCGCGGCATCCTCGTGGCGCCCGGCGAGTTCTACGGCGCGGCGGGCGAGCGCTTCGTGCGGATCGCCTTCACCGCGACCGACGAGCGGGTGGAGGCGGCCGTCCGCCGCCTGGCGGACTGA
- the fdxA gene encoding ferredoxin — translation MTYVIAQPCVDVKDKACIEECPVDCIYEGSRSLYIHPDECVDCGACEPVCPVEAIFYEDDTPDEWKDYYKANVEFFDELGSPGGASKLGLIERDHPFIAALPPQNQ, via the coding sequence GTGACCTACGTCATCGCGCAGCCTTGTGTCGACGTGAAGGACAAGGCGTGCATCGAGGAGTGCCCCGTCGACTGCATCTACGAGGGCTCCCGGTCCTTGTACATCCACCCGGACGAATGTGTCGACTGTGGCGCCTGTGAGCCCGTCTGCCCGGTGGAGGCGATCTTCTACGAGGACGACACCCCGGACGAGTGGAAGGACTACTACAAGGCGAACGTCGAGTTCTTCGACGAGCTCGGCTCGCCGGGTGGCGCCTCCAAGCTGGGGCTGATCGAGCGGGACCACCCGTTCATCGCCGCGCTGCCGCCGCAGAACCAGTGA
- a CDS encoding ATP-binding protein has translation MSLPLTRRIAQVALLVAAGTAPVVGAAGAASADALKAPELGGLTAVDATQVGNHVETVSKTADAVTTDAGNKVVHTALPAAKKALGTTSTTGKATLHSGQKTAGHLAGTAGSAVGGAAKTVGKGGAMGKGLPTDQLGGGVTKSLPLGG, from the coding sequence ATGTCCCTCCCCCTCACGCGTCGGATCGCCCAGGTCGCCCTGCTCGTCGCGGCGGGCACCGCCCCCGTCGTCGGCGCGGCCGGCGCGGCGAGCGCGGACGCGCTCAAGGCCCCCGAGCTGGGCGGTCTGACCGCGGTGGACGCCACCCAGGTGGGCAACCACGTCGAGACGGTCTCCAAGACGGCCGACGCGGTGACGACGGACGCGGGCAACAAGGTCGTGCACACCGCCCTGCCCGCCGCCAAGAAGGCGCTGGGCACCACCAGCACCACCGGCAAGGCCACCCTGCACTCCGGCCAGAAGACCGCAGGCCACCTGGCGGGCACCGCCGGTTCGGCGGTCGGCGGCGCGGCCAAGACCGTGGGCAAGGGCGGCGCGATGGGCAAGGGCCTGCCCACCGACCAGCTCGGCGGTGGCGTGACCAAGTCCCTGCCGCTCGGCGGCTGA